TCACCGGTATTCTCCAAGGTTACACCAAGTGTAACCGGGGTTCCGCTACTTAACATCTGACTCTTAAGACTGAGATCGGAGATGGCAAGATTTTGCTGTTCAGAATTTCCCAATTCTACCAGCTGAAAGGTGATCTGTTTGGTATCAGAGGACTGCTCAATATCGAAACTCTCAAGCTTTTGCAGCTGGCTTTTTTGACCATCTGTGATTAAGTATACTATAGCCTGCTCGATGGGGGCCTGCTCCAGCCGCTCATAAACCAGGGAAAGCGTCTCGGAAATAAAATTACCGGTATTTTGAGTTTCGATATTCCGAATGCTTTCCTGTGCCCGTAAAGCACTCTGCAGAGTAACTTGAGACTGTTCTCCATTCGTATTAGTCACAATGAATCTATCTTCCTGACGAGCACCGTCAATAATGGTTTGGGCAACCTGCCTGGCCTGTTCAATAATAGGTCCGCGGGCACTCACTCTTTCCATACTTGGGCTGTTGTCGATAATAATGCCAACTGCTTTTGGACTATCGGAACCTGACGATCCTGTTAGAGTTGGAGGTAGAAAGGGTCGTGCAAGAGCCAGCGCTAGAAATAACACAGCCAGTGCTCTCAAAGCCATCAGAAGATACTGCTTGATTCTGATTTTTCGAATGGTACTTTTTTTGAGTTCATTCAAAAATGAAAGCGTAGAAAACTGTACCTTTTGAGGCCTTCTTAAATTGATCAAATGAATAATCACCGGAACCGCTACGGCTATAATACCTAATAAGAAAAAAGGATTCAGAAAATTCATTTAAACCAAAATTATTACCTTTTTACCGATTCCAGAATAGGAATAATGCAAAAATACTTTTCATTCTTGAATTATAAGCTATAACATTAACAGCCTTTACAAAATATTATTACTGAGAAATTTTTACATACGTCTATGCTCCGTCTACTAAAATGCAGCGTGCTGTTAATACCCCTGTTTCTCGTGCATGCCTGCAGCAACATTCCGGACAAAAACTGGTACCAGGCAGTTCCCGAGAAAACGCCCTTTGTAATTATTCCGGCTGAAGATGCTACTATCTATTCTGTTTTACAGTCAGAGTATATACCATTTCTAGATGACATTACCTCTTCTGCAATCCCTCTTGTTTCCCAGGTCGATTCATCGGCGTCCAGCTCATTGACTTTAAAGGCCGTCATGCTCTATCCGGGTACCCAGTCAAATCTCGAACCCATATGGGTCACCGAGTCTAAACCCGGACTGGTCGTTAACCTCCAACAGATTTACTATAAAAAGTTTACTCAGAACCAATACCATTTCAAGGGAGTCACAATTCACAAGCTGCATATCAGGGAAAGAGCCGTGTTTGCAGCTGAGCTAAATGATATTCTGCTGTTGTCGGAATCAAGCCTAGGTATTGAAGATGTCGTTCGTTCTTATGTAGGGCAACAACCCGCACTTGCTACAGATGGGTTCGAACTGAAACCGGGTTCCATAATAATGAATACTCCTGCTCTTGATAAGGTAGCAACACAGCTATCTAAAGTTAGCTATCGGCCATACCTCAAGAATGGTCTGAAAGGTACAGGACCAGTCTTGCTTGATGTATCGAGAATGGAAGGAGAAGAAATTTCAGGTGATATATTCAGCGGTACCATACCACTGACCAATGACCCTGCCAGCGAGCTGGTAGCAGCTCTTTCTCACCAAAACGCTCCGATTGAACTTGATCGGTATATCTCGTCAAATGCTGCCGCTTTTGGGATTTTTCGTCTGGAGCCCCGACTTGCCCCACCGGCTTCCCTGCCCGATACCACGGAACTTGACGTACAACTGATGGACGACAAAGTACGGTATTCAAAGTTTGCCAAGAGCCTTGGAAATCCTTTTGCCATGGTTATGTACTCAGAATCCGGATTCCTTTCTACCGGTGAGCATCTTTTTATCAGGGAAGTTACCGATAGCGGTGCGCTACGGGAAGAACTGGATGCTCTGGTAAATGATGGGATGGCTGAATTAAGCGGCGGCACCTATTTCATCCAAAGCCGGATCTTGTCTGAACTTATCGGATCAGGTATGTCAGATATCCGTGATTTTTATCTTGATCTTACCGGAGATGTGGTAGTGATTTCCAAAAGAAAAGGGCTTGCAGAAATAGTAGCTTCCGATCGCAGCCGCAGAAGGGTGATCTACTATGAACAGAATTATCGGGACATCAAACAGGATCTTCCTGAAGAGATCAGCGGGGTCTTTATTGGAAATTCCGACTTCTACTCCTTCATTGAACCTTTTCTCGGCCCGGATAATTACGGAAGCATTATCGCTTCTCAGTTTGATATGGTCAGTATCAGCACCCGGCTGAATGAGGATGGAAACAGCCTAGGCTTTAGCCTCAGAACCTACCAGACAAGCCGTTCCGACCAGCCCTACCAGGAAAAGTGGCTCTTCCCCACCGGTGGTTCCGATCTGACCGGTAAACCGATTCTCACGGATATCGGTGGAAGCTCCAGAGATGAAGTTGTATTTGCAACAGAGAACGGCAGTATCTATGCACTAGCGGCAGACGGTACGGTTGTATTGAAACTGGACACGGGCAGCGATACCCCCGTGGGTTCACCGGTCGTGTACGACTGGTATGCCACCAACCAAAGGGTCATTTTGATTGCGGCGGGCAACAAAATTTATGGCTGGGATGAAACCGGATCTTCTCTGCCACAGTTTCCGTTTGAGCTCAATGAACAGATCACTTCTCCACTTGCTGTTCAGGATATCGATCGCAACGGACTTCCTGAAGCACTGGTCGCAACCGCCAACAGGCAACTGCATGCCTTTGACGGCAGGGGGCAAAATCTTACGGGCTGGCCCCTGACTACCAACTCTGTCATTAGAACGAAACCCACTATTGACTACTATGAGGGTGCCTACTCCGTAATGGCATTTTCAGAAAATGCGATTCATGCTTGGTTCCCGGATGGAGTACCACGTGACGGGTTCCCGAAATTTGTGAATGCCTCATTAAGCGGATCACCTTATTTGTATCAAGGAAGAATACTGGCGGGAGCAGCCGACGGATATCTGTATGCCGTCGGTCGAAACAGACTTTTTGCAGACTCCCTTAATATCTATTCCGGCACCTCTCAAGAATCAGGTATAGAGGCGGTGTACGTTTCAAATAGTGCCCTTACCGGAACGCCGACAGTTCAGAATGTGAGGGTTCGGGCGGATGAAGAGTCAGAAACACACTCGGGAGATATGATCATAAGCATGAGCGCCAACGGTTCGGCATTTCTTCTGAATTCCAATGGACAGCTTCGTTTTACAAAAAGCATGGGTCAGCCCAGCGCACAAGGGTTTTCTCCATTCATTACGGATATCAATAACGATAACAGAAGTGATCTGATAGCACTTGCCAGTTTTGGACGCCTGTATGCATGGACTTTATTGGGAGGAGAGCGTATTCAACCGCTTCCAACAACGGGAATGGAGTACCCCATCGTTGAAAATATTGACGGAGACCAATATGTCGAACTTATTGCCCAAACCCGTGAAGGCCTCCGCTGCTGGACGATTTACGGTCAATCTGAATAGGACGTTTTTACCACTGAGTTACACAAAGAAAATCTCTGTGCAACTCTTTTATTTTCTCAGTGAAACTCTGTGGTAGAAAAAGTATCGATTACAGAATATCTGCCAGGGCTTCTTTCACATACTGGAATTTAAACTCAAAGCCGGCTTGCTGCAGTTTTTTGGGCTGAACTCTCAGGCTTTCCAGAATCGGATCGGCAGCCTCTCCGAGCACCAGATTCAAGGCAAATTCCGGTACCCTGAAAAAAGTCGGCCTATTCAATACTTCGCCCAGTTTGTCAGCAAACTCATTCATGGTCACCGGGTTAGGAGCACTCAGGTTATATGCCCCTTCAAAAGCTTCATTTTCTAGAGGATGTTTTAACCCGCGGCAGAGGTCATACATATGGATCCATGGAAAATACTGATCACCGCTTCCCACCGGTCCACCCACTCCCAGTTTAAAAGGTGGTAGCATTTGCTGCAAGGCCCCTCCTCCTGTTTCTAGGACGATGCCGATTCTTGGTATGGCTAGCCTGACACCATGGTCCTCAATCTCCTGTGCGGCAGCTTCCCACTCCAAGCAGACATTACTCAAAAAACTATTCCCTGCCGGTTCGCTTTCGGTTAGAACATCATCACCTCTATCCCCATAGTATCCGACTGCTGAAGCGGATATCATAAGCTCAGGTGGATTCTCGGCATCACCTGCTGCCTGTACCAGCTTTCGGGTCGTCTTCACCCGGCTATCTAGTATTTTGCGTTTGACTTCCTCTGTCCAACGCTGTCCGAAGATCGATGCCCCCGCGAGATTTATAACGGCATCCGAATTTTCCATGGCTTCGCTAAGGTCATCATCCCACGAGATAAACTTTTGATTCTTTGCTTTTTCATCTTCATACTTTTTTGGTGATCGAGT
This genomic interval from Halalkalibaculum roseum contains the following:
- a CDS encoding TIGR01777 family oxidoreductase, which translates into the protein MNILITGGTGFIGSELRDMLLQEGHYLTIITRSPKKYEDEKAKNQKFISWDDDLSEAMENSDAVINLAGASIFGQRWTEEVKRKILDSRVKTTRKLVQAAGDAENPPELMISASAVGYYGDRGDDVLTESEPAGNSFLSNVCLEWEAAAQEIEDHGVRLAIPRIGIVLETGGGALQQMLPPFKLGVGGPVGSGDQYFPWIHMYDLCRGLKHPLENEAFEGAYNLSAPNPVTMNEFADKLGEVLNRPTFFRVPEFALNLVLGEAADPILESLRVQPKKLQQAGFEFKFQYVKEALADIL